The DNA region TTATTGCGTCCATGATCTTCTTCTATATGGAGACCGGGCACATCTCGGTTCACGAGTTGCTGATTTCTATGTTTCTCTTTCTGACTGCACCGATTACGGCGAACTTCATCGCTAAAGCCTATTTGGCACGAAACAAGCGCCAGGAAGACCTGCCTTCGAGCGAAGGAGATTTCGGGTGGTCAGTCTACGATGACCCACCTAACGCGGGTTCTGATCATTAGTGAACGTTGCGAACTGTGTGTCCCACATTGCTGTCCCGTAACGACAATAAATGCTGCACCTTTCACGAATGGCGGCTTTCTGGAGCTTGATAAGCGACCCATGGAAGAGCCTCAGCGTCGGCTTTGGGCCGTGAGCGGAAGCGGCCCAGGGCCCAGTGTGGCGCAGCGCTTGTTCCGCTCAAAGGCACGCATTTCGTTCTGCTCTGGAAAGAAATCACTCCGCGTCTTGGGAATGGGAAGATCACTTTGATCCTGCTACCATGATACATGTTGCTTAACCTTCCGTTTGCGTCAAAAGACATATGGATCAAATTCGTTTTGCAGATTTCGTTCTGGACCGTCGAAGACGGGTGCTCCTGCGCGGTCGTGATATCGTCCCACTCGGGGCGCGGGCGTTCGACTTGCTAGAGGTCTTGCACACCCATCGCGACAGGGTCGTGTCGCGAGACGAAATCATGCAAGCCGTCTGGCCGGACACAATCGTTGGCGACAACAATTTGAACGTTCAGGTTGGAAATCTTCGGCGGCTACTGGGCGCAGATGCTATCGTCACCGTGCCTGGACGGGGTCTTCACTTTGCGCTTGAAGATTGGCAACCGGGCCCGGAGCTTGCCCTTCCTGATCGGCCGTCTGTCGTTGTACTGCCTTTTGAGGCACTGGGCGGTGATCCTGACTTCGACTGGCTTGCCGACGGGTTCGTGGAGGATATCACGACCGAGCTTTCCCGCTTTCGCGACCTGTTTGTGGTGGCCCGCAACTCAGCGTTTACCTACCGTCAGATGCCACGCGATCTGCGGGCGGTCACCCGGGAGTTGGGCGTGCGGTATGTTGTAGAAGGGAGCGTGCGGGCGCGGGCTGACCGTGTGCGGGTCGCGGCGCAGTTGATCGATGCAGCCAATGGCGGTCAGGTCTGGGCGGAAAACTTCGACAGCGACATGTCCGACCATTTCGAGACACAAGCGCGCGTCGCGCGCGCCATCGCCACCTGCCTCTCGCCGCAAATCGACCGGGCCGAGGCCGATAGGATCCGCGTGCTTGCCCCAGAAGACCTGACCGCCCATGGCCTCGCGCAGCGCGCCTGGGCTGTGATCTCCTCCGGTGAGATGGCCTATGACCCTGGACTGCGCGACCGTGCCGAAGATTTGGCGCGACAGGCTCTCGCGCTGGATGCAAATTCGGCCCTGGCGTGGCGGGTGCGTGCCTGGGTTGCTTGGTGGCATGTCTACCACGGCACCACCGAAAGTGTTCCGGGAACCCTGGCTGCGGGTATTGAAGCCGCAACCCGCGCGATCGCCATCGACAAAACAGACCATCAGGCACGCCGTCTCAGGGCGCAATTGCACTTCATGAAACAGGATGTCGCGTCCGCCCTGCCAGAGCTTCGTCAGGCACATAACATGAACCCCAACTGCGCGATCACTCTGTGCTGGCTGGGTTTCTACGAGGCGGTAAATGGCAGGGCGGATATCGGCGTTCCGTTGGCCGAGGCCGGTCTCAGGCGGTCTCCCCGCGATCCCGCACGAGGCTCGATGTTATCTGCCCTAGGCTTCGCGCAGTTTGCTGCGCGCAACTATGACGCGACGGCCGAGGCCGCTGAAGCGGCGCTTGCCGAGTCTGCACAGAGTGCGACACCCCTGATCCTTGGCACAATTGCCTACGTGGGACAGGGCCGGGTCGAAAAGGCCACTGAGACGTTCCGAAAGGTCAGAAGCGTTGCGCCCAAATTGGTGGAAGCGCGCCTGTCGGGCCGTTGGCTCAGCGCGAACCCGGACTATCTTGCTCGTGCGGATACGTTCTTTCGCGTGGCCGCCGGTCTGGCCCCTTCTGAGGTTGCTACAACGCTTCGCTGACCCCGATCCGCTTTAGATCATTTTAGCCGGACAAGTAGACGGCACGATGCCGGGTCACGAATGCTGGTCACACAGATGTTAGGCGCGCTTCCCAACACGTCGGGCATCGGCAAGACCAGTGATTCAAGAAAGATTTCAGCATGGTGAGAAGATTTTCGCGCATCCGGGCGGGTGTCCTGTCTGCTGCCGTCGGGCATGGGACGGTGACGTTCTTGCTGTCGTCACGGCGATGGCTCCAAGCGACCTGATCCCAGTCAGTGGCGCGGGGCGTGGCTTTGGCACGGCGTTCAACATCATGAAAAGGAACTCAATCACATGACACTGCAAATCATCGGGACTGGCCTGAGCCGCACAGGCACCATGTCGACGAGACTGGCCTTGCAAGAATTGGGCTTCGGACCTTGCCACCACATGATGGAGCTGTTCGCCGACCCCGACCAGGTCGCGATCTGGACCGACGTGGCGCGCAATGGTGCGGCTGATTGGAACGCGGTCTTCGCCGGTTACAACGCGCAGGTCGATTTTCCGGGCGGTCGGGTGTGGACGCAAACCATTGAGGCGTTTCCCGAGGCCCGCGTGGTGCATACCGAGCGACCTGAGGAAGACTGGTGGGCCAGTTTCAGCAAAACCGTGCTCAAGGTCTGGGCCAATCACGAAAGGCTGACGCGGGAGATGCCGAAGCACATTCAGGACATCTTTGTGAACCTGACCCCGTTCTACATCGACGATACGTTCGGCGGAATGCCGGACAAGGAGATGGCGATTGCCGCCTATCGTCGAACCAATCGCGAGGTCCGCGAGACAGTCGCGCCCGACCGTCTGCTGGTCTTCACGCCTTCGGATGGTTGGGGGCCGCTGTGCGATTTTCTGCACGTGCCCGTTCCGAACACTCCGTTCCCAAGAAGCAACGGCCGCGATGAATTCTGGTCAAATTTTGATCACGAACCTGCGGACGTCTGAAGCGGGGCCAGCCCCGCGCTGGCCAGACGCTCCAGAAGATCCGCCCCAAAAAAACCTGTAACACCAGATGGAAGTGAATTGCCCATGACCCTGAATATTATCGGATCCGGCTTTGGCCGGACAGGCACGATGTCGACAAAGATGGCCCTCAACCAGCTTGGCCTGGGGACCTGCCACCACATGAGCGAGGTCATGGGCGACCCGGAACAGCCGCCGTTCTGGTCAGCATATGTCGCCGGCGAGAGCGTCGACTGGCAGGCTGTCTTTGCCAAATACACCGCGCAGGTGGACTTTCCCGGTGCCGCCGTCTGGCCCGAGTTGGTCCGCGCCTTTCCCAGCGCCAAGGTGATCCACACCGAACGACCGGAAGAGGATTGGTGGGCCAGCTACTCCAAAACGATTGGCAAATTCTGGCTGCATTACAAAGCGCAACCCATGCCGCCCGAAATGATCGAATTTTTCGGCGCAATGGACACGTTGATCCGAAAAGGGGTGTTCGGCGGGTCAGACCGCGAGACCTGCATCGCCGCGTACCGGCGCAACAATGCCTTGGTTCGCGAAACCGTCCCGTCCAACAGGCTTTTGGTCTTCACGCCGTCAGATGGGTGGGAGCCGCTGTGTCGGTTCTTGGACGTGCCCGTGCCCGATGGTGATTTCCCGCGCAGCAACAGTCGCGATGAATTCTGGGCCCAGCTCGGCGGCGAACCTGCGGAGGCCTGAACACCCCGCCGTTGCGGTGGGACCCGCACACACCAATCCACAGAAAGAAACAACCTATTGACCCAGACACGTAACAAAGGAACCTCTGAGACCAACGGCAGGCTTGGGGCGCCCGTGCCCGTGATTGGGCGGATGTGCAGGAAGGGCAGTTCGCCGCCGCGTATCACGCGGTTCTGGCGCAGACACAGGTTGGCCCGGGCACGCATCACCTGGACGCTGGTTGCGGTGCGGGCATGGCCACTTCCCTGTCGGCCTCCCTTGGTGCTGTGGTGTCCGGGCTTGATGCGTCCGAGACGCTCTTGGAAATCGCGCGCGAACGCACACCGGGTGGCGACTTTCGGCATGGCGATCTTGAAGCGCCGCCTTTTGACGACGACAGTTTCGATCTTGTCACTGGCTTCAATTCCTTCCAATTCGCGGGCGATGCGGCACAAGCGCTGCGCGAGGCCGGACGTGTGACGCGTCCGGGTGGCAAGATCGTCGTCATGACCTGGGGTGAGCCCGCGGGCCTGGAGGCCGCCGGACACGTCGCAGCCCTCAAGCCGCTCTCGCCACCACCCCCACCCGGTGCAGGCGGGCCGTTCGCACTGTCCGAAGACGCAAGCCTGCGCACCTTCGCCGAAGCGGGAGGGTTGACGCCGCTGGAGGTGGTCGATGTGAACACCCCGCGGCACTATCCTGATCTCGCGACGGCGCTGCGTGGAATGGCATCGTCGGGCGTGGCCGTTAAGGCTGCGGAACACTCCGGTGAACACATACTGACGTCGGCCATGGCCCGATTCCTGACCCCATTCCAGAAGCCCGGTGGCAGCGTCACTTTTGGAGCGAGCGCCCGGTACCTCATCGCAACTGTCTGAGTGTGCAGCGCGAAGAACGAATGACCGTTCTCCCTGACCTCGAACCTAAGGAGAGAACCTTGTCACCCATTGTGCAACTCTTTGCGGTCGGTGCGCTTGCAATCGGCGCGGTCAGCATCATCAGCAAAGACATCCCTGACCTCGCCGTGCCTGAGGGACCCTGGCAAGCGGGCAGTGCGCTGGACGGGAGGGTCTTCTACACCACCGACAGGATCGTCGGGTCCGACGAGATCCTGCGCGACGAATTGCACTTCATTGGCGGGCGATTTCAATCCGCGATGTGTCAAGAATACTGCGATTTCGGCTGGTCGGACTATCAGACCAAGCGGGTTGAGGGCACGATCCATTTCACGGTGACCACGCGATGCCCTGACGCTCCGCACACGGTCGTCTGGTATGGCATCGTAGAAGGGGACGACATTCGCTTCGACGGAACATGGACCACGCGGCGATGGTACTGGACGCATCAGATCGTCGTTGAAGGCCAGGGCTCAGCAATGGCCCCGGCAGATACGGTCACTGGCACGTGAGCACCTTGTTCAATCGTTTGGTGACCCCCGCGACCGCAAAGATCATGCTGCGCTTCGTTTTGCTTCTTGCTGTTGTAATTGTCCTGACCTGGGGCGCGCATCTGGTCCGCGACGCGTTGAACCTGCAGATCATGCCGGAAAATGAACAAGAGGTTCACAAAGCCATCATCACAGGCACCATCGCGTTAGTCGGGCTGCTTGCCGTTCCGTTTGTTCCGGGCGCGGAGATCGGGCTCGCGATGCTGACGGCCTTTGGCCCCGCCATCGCCCCACTTGTGTATGTCGCAACCGTGTTTGCCCTGTGCCTGTCGTACACAATCGGCCGTGTCCTGCCCACGCCGGTGCTTGTGCGTCTTATGGAAACCGCCCGGATGCAGCGCGCGGCCAACCTGGTCGCACGGGCTGCACCGCTTTCGCGCGATCAGCGTCTGGCAATGCTTCTGGAAGGTGCGCCGCCGCGCTTGGTAGCACTTGCGTTGCGTCGCCGCTATGTGGCGCTTGCTCTGATCTTGAATGTTCCCGGCAACGCGCTGATCGGCGGGGGCGGCGGCATTGCCCTCCTTTCAGGGTTGAGCGGGCTGTTCGCTCCGTTGCCGACAATCCTGACCTTCGCCATCGCGGTATCCCCGGTTCCTCTTGCCGTAGTGATACTGGGGACCTGAGCCCCCATGAGGCTCGACAATATTGGTTTTGGCTGTCGTCCAGAACAGAGGCATTCATAAACGGTTTCAATCTTGCGCAGCAAGCATACTTCAAACTGATCTTTGCCAACAATCGGCGGTTTTGGTCGAAGGTCGGTTTTTGGATCGCCGCATTGCGGCAAGACTATCCAGCCTGAAAGGCTGCTTTGTGCCGTTCGGGTCGCCAGCCGAAGCCAAGTTTGACCAGATGCTGCGTGACCTGCTCCCCTGAAATGTCCGGCATTTAGAGTTAGCCTGTTCTCCAACTGAGGAGACAGACGATGAAGAGAAGCCGTTTCAGCGAAGAACAGATCATTGGCGTTTTGAAAGAGCACCAGGCTGGCCTGGGTGCGAAGGATCTGTGCCGCAAGCATGGGATCAGTGACGCGACCTTCTACAAGTGGCGATCCAAGTATGGCGGCATGGAGGTGTCCGGCGCTCGGCGGCTGAAGACGCTGGAATCTGAGAACGCCTAACTGAAGAAGATGCTGGCCGAGCAGATGATGGATGTGGCGACGCTGAAAGAGATGCTCGGAAAAAACTTCTGAGGCCCGGTTCGAGGAGGAATGCTGTGAACTGGGCCATGAAGACCAAGAGTTACAATCAGAAACGGGCCTGTTCCTTGGCCGGGATCGATCCGCGTGTGTATCGGCGAAGGTCGAACCGCCCCGCCGACACGGAATTGCGGGCCCGGATGAAGGAGCTGGCATCCGAGCGGCGACGGTTCGGATATCGCCGTCTGCATATCCTACTGAAGCGAGAAGGCTGGGAGGTGAACTGGAAGAAGCTGTATCGGCTCTACCGCGAAGAAGGGTTAACCGTCCATAAACGGGGCGGGCGCAAGCGTGCTGTGGGCACGAGGACGCCCATGGCGATCCCGCAGGGGCCGAACCAGCGATGGTCGCTCGACTTCATGTCTGACGCGCTGGAGGATGGCCGCAGGTTCCGCGTGCTGAATGTCATCGACGACTTCAGGCGGGAATGTCTGGCCGCCGTGGTGGACACATCCATAGGTGGGGCACGCGTCGCCCGCGAACTGGATCGTATCGCTGAACTGCGCGGCTACCCCTGCATGGTGGTAAGCGACAACGGCACCGAATTGACCAGCAATGCGATGCTGAAATGGCAGGAGGACCGCAAGGTCGGTTGGCACTACATCGCGCCTGGAAAGCCCATGCAGAACGGCCTGGTCGAAAGCTTCAATGGAAGGATGCGCGAGGAATGCCTCAACGAACACCTGTTCCCGTCTCTGCGCCATGCCGTCGTCCATCGTCCTCGGACCAATGGCGGAAAATGAACGACCATGATCGCGGCATGGCGCGCCGACTACAATCAAAACCGGCCTCACTCCAGCCTCGCTGGCCTGACGCCACACGAATATGCTAACCGGTCAAAGGAAGACCAGAACCTGAACAGTGCTAACCTAAATTAGCGGACTCCAAGGGGAGCAGGTCATGCGCCACATCCGATGGCAGCTTGGAGCCCAACTTTCGGATGCCGCGAAGACGACGAATGGCTGCTTCTAGAAAATTTGTTTGCCGAACTTTACTCTTCCAGAGGGCGCAGAAAATGGCGGTCAAACCGCCTTATGCAATCCACTTCTCTAGCAAACTTGAACGCTATCTGGCATTATTCATCTTCTGCACTCTTGATGCGGTAAGCTTCATAATCTCCAAGGGATGCAAAAGAAAACAGACAAACAGCCAAGTCGTTGGGACGCTCATGGGGGAGATAATAACCGTGATGGGTTCCGCCGAATTTCCTGACCAGCGGAATCCACATTCGAGCATACTCTTCAAACTCTGAGATTTTGTTTGGGTTCAGTTCGTACCCAACGTAGCAAGTTATCAAGATGATCTCCTTTAGTGTCGCGTCCGCCCACCTTTACGGCATCGTTAGAATTATCCAATCACCACATCCTTGGTTTGGCGTATTCGGCATATCCAACGTCATAGGCGCGACCGTCAAAATCAGCTTTCATCTCTGCGATGAGGTCACCGGCTGAAGGCACTTTGGCGCTCTCATCTTTGCCATTCCATATCTCAGATCGCATGATTGCTTTGGCACATTGAAAGTACATCTCACCGATGGTGACGACGATGACAGTCCGCGGTGTCTTGTCGTTCTTGGCGAACGAACTGATCAGTTCTGGTTCAGTGGTCAAAACCGCAGAGCCGTTGATCCGAACGACGTTGTTGCACCCAGGAACCATAAACATCAGACTGACCCGACCATCGCGAACAATATTGCGCAACGAATCCAACCGGTTGTTTCCGCGCCAATCCGCCATGTGCAACGTCATTTCGTCTACAACTCTAACAACCGACCCATCGTCGCCCCTTGGGCTCGCGTCAGTGCCTTCAGGACCAACTGTCGAAAGAACGGCAAACCGTGATGCTTCGATCCATTGCCGATACAGCGGCGTCATTACCGATGTTACCTTCGTGAGCGCTGCGGGGACGGCATCTTCGTAAAGTGCTTCCAAAGCTTCAATCGTTGTAATCTGGGTCATACATTCTCCTTGCCGAGATACAGTTTACCTTGTCATTTTTGGCAAAAGGGGCCAGATATTTGTCAAATGGGCCAAAATCAGAAACACCCTGTGTTGGCACCTTCGTCAGCGGACACGCTGCAAGGGTTGCCGTATGAAGTTGTCAGCTATCGAAAAACCTACGAAAGTGGGTATCGGTCAGATTGGCATAGCCACCCGCGACACCAAATCATCTACTCTGTGTCGGGCTTGATGATGACCGATACAGAAGGTGTCAGATGGGCCGTGCCTTCCGGCTTTGGACTGATTGTACCGGCAGGCATCGCACACACCACGAAGATGATTGGCGATGTCAGTATTGAGACCCTCTATGTCAGCCCCTCTTCAAGAGGAAGGTCAGCCTTTGAAAGCTGTCGAGTGGTCAGTATCTCAGCAATGCTTGCTTCATTGATCTCAGAGCTCTGTCGCGAGGAATTGAGGGACCGGAACAGCAGGAAGGCATTCCATCTACGGCAACTCATCTTTCTTGAATTGTCGGATGCACCGACATCACATTTGGCTGTGAAATATCCCGTTGACCCACAACTACGGCGGGTCTGCGACGCGTTGATCGCCGATCCTGCGAATAGCTGGACGATTGATCAATGGGCTTTCGAGATCGGAAAGAGCCGACGGTCTTTCACGCGGGCTTTTTACTCTCAAACTGATCAGACGTTTCGGCAATGGACGCAGCGACTACGTTGTCAATTGGCTCTACAGAAACGGGCAGAGGGACAGTCACTTGAGCGCATTGCTCGTGATCTCGGCTATGGCAGTAGATATTCTCTCGAAGCGATGATGCAAAAAC from Jannaschia sp. CCS1 includes:
- a CDS encoding Na+/H+ antiporter subunit G, whose protein sequence is MSFAAELLISIALVVSGLFGLVGSYGLVKLKDTLQRLHAPTKATTLGVGGVLIASMIFFYMETGHISVHELLISMFLFLTAPITANFIAKAYLARNKRQEDLPSSEGDFGWSVYDDPPNAGSDH
- a CDS encoding winged helix-turn-helix domain-containing protein is translated as MDQIRFADFVLDRRRRVLLRGRDIVPLGARAFDLLEVLHTHRDRVVSRDEIMQAVWPDTIVGDNNLNVQVGNLRRLLGADAIVTVPGRGLHFALEDWQPGPELALPDRPSVVVLPFEALGGDPDFDWLADGFVEDITTELSRFRDLFVVARNSAFTYRQMPRDLRAVTRELGVRYVVEGSVRARADRVRVAAQLIDAANGGQVWAENFDSDMSDHFETQARVARAIATCLSPQIDRAEADRIRVLAPEDLTAHGLAQRAWAVISSGEMAYDPGLRDRAEDLARQALALDANSALAWRVRAWVAWWHVYHGTTESVPGTLAAGIEAATRAIAIDKTDHQARRLRAQLHFMKQDVASALPELRQAHNMNPNCAITLCWLGFYEAVNGRADIGVPLAEAGLRRSPRDPARGSMLSALGFAQFAARNYDATAEAAEAALAESAQSATPLILGTIAYVGQGRVEKATETFRKVRSVAPKLVEARLSGRWLSANPDYLARADTFFRVAAGLAPSEVATTLR
- a CDS encoding sulfotransferase family protein, coding for MTLQIIGTGLSRTGTMSTRLALQELGFGPCHHMMELFADPDQVAIWTDVARNGAADWNAVFAGYNAQVDFPGGRVWTQTIEAFPEARVVHTERPEEDWWASFSKTVLKVWANHERLTREMPKHIQDIFVNLTPFYIDDTFGGMPDKEMAIAAYRRTNREVRETVAPDRLLVFTPSDGWGPLCDFLHVPVPNTPFPRSNGRDEFWSNFDHEPADV
- a CDS encoding sulfotransferase family protein, whose protein sequence is MTLNIIGSGFGRTGTMSTKMALNQLGLGTCHHMSEVMGDPEQPPFWSAYVAGESVDWQAVFAKYTAQVDFPGAAVWPELVRAFPSAKVIHTERPEEDWWASYSKTIGKFWLHYKAQPMPPEMIEFFGAMDTLIRKGVFGGSDRETCIAAYRRNNALVRETVPSNRLLVFTPSDGWEPLCRFLDVPVPDGDFPRSNSRDEFWAQLGGEPAEA
- a CDS encoding class I SAM-dependent methyltransferase is translated as MQEGQFAAAYHAVLAQTQVGPGTHHLDAGCGAGMATSLSASLGAVVSGLDASETLLEIARERTPGGDFRHGDLEAPPFDDDSFDLVTGFNSFQFAGDAAQALREAGRVTRPGGKIVVMTWGEPAGLEAAGHVAALKPLSPPPPPGAGGPFALSEDASLRTFAEAGGLTPLEVVDVNTPRHYPDLATALRGMASSGVAVKAAEHSGEHILTSAMARFLTPFQKPGGSVTFGASARYLIATV
- a CDS encoding NIPSNAP family protein, whose translation is MITCYVGYELNPNKISEFEEYARMWIPLVRKFGGTHHGYYLPHERPNDLAVCLFSFASLGDYEAYRIKSAEDE
- a CDS encoding pyridoxamine 5'-phosphate oxidase family protein, producing MTQITTIEALEALYEDAVPAALTKVTSVMTPLYRQWIEASRFAVLSTVGPEGTDASPRGDDGSVVRVVDEMTLHMADWRGNNRLDSLRNIVRDGRVSLMFMVPGCNNVVRINGSAVLTTEPELISSFAKNDKTPRTVIVVTIGEMYFQCAKAIMRSEIWNGKDESAKVPSAGDLIAEMKADFDGRAYDVGYAEYAKPRMW
- a CDS encoding AraC family transcriptional regulator, with the translated sequence MGQNQKHPVLAPSSADTLQGLPYEVVSYRKTYESGYRSDWHSHPRHQIIYSVSGLMMTDTEGVRWAVPSGFGLIVPAGIAHTTKMIGDVSIETLYVSPSSRGRSAFESCRVVSISAMLASLISELCREELRDRNSRKAFHLRQLIFLELSDAPTSHLAVKYPVDPQLRRVCDALIADPANSWTIDQWAFEIGKSRRSFTRAFYSQTDQTFRQWTQRLRCQLALQKRAEGQSLERIARDLGYGSRYSLEAMMQKLIMVEEIN